TGGTACAAAAGATAGTATTTTTTTAAAGAATAATGTTATAATAATCAAGTGTTAAATAAGCAATAAAGTAATTAGAGGAGTGATTTTATGATGCCAAATGAAGAAATTTTATTAACAAAAGAGGGAATCAAAGATTTACAAGCAGAATTAGATAATTTAATTAATACTGTTCGTCCACAAGTAATTGAAGAATTAAAGGAAGCTCGTGCCCAAGGGGACTTGTCAGAAAATGCTGACTATGATGCTGCACGAAATCGTCAAGCTGAAGTTGAAGGACGAATTAAGCAAATCGAAGGTTTATTAACAAAAGCTAAAGAAATTAAAGAAGTTAAATCAAAAGCCGGAGTTATTAAATTAGGAAGTAAAGTTACTTTTACAAATTTATTATTAAAAAAAGATTTTGAAATTAAAATTGTTGGAGCTGTTGAAGCAAATCCATTTGAAAATACAATTTCAAATGAATCTCCAATTGCTAAAGCAATTATAGGCAAAAAAGTTGGAGAAACTGTTGAAATTAAAGGAATTCAAACACCTTATAAAGTAACTATTGTTTCAGTAGCATAAAATAATATTTCTTAATTTAGATCAAGAAAAGAGTTAATGTAATGAATACCTAAAATAAAATAGACACATAAAAAGTTACTTATGTGTCATAATTTTATTGAAAGGTATTCTTTTATTATGGGAACAAAATGATTTACAAAAAACGAAAAACTTAATATTTTAAAATATTACAAAGAAAATGGTTGAGCAAAAACAATTAAAAAATTTGAAATTTCAACACCAACTTTATCTCGTTGAAAAAAGGCAGTTAAAATTAGTGGAGAAAAAGCGTTAGAACCAGGAAATGGTCTACAATCTAAAGGAATTCGTCGACCAGGGCGTCCAAAAAATCTTAATTTTGAATTAATGACAAAAAAAGAATTAATTGAGTATATTGAAATGATTCAAGATGTAAAAAAGTCCTTGCCCAA
The Spiroplasma chrysopicola DF-1 genome window above contains:
- the greA gene encoding transcription elongation factor GreA; this encodes MPNEEILLTKEGIKDLQAELDNLINTVRPQVIEELKEARAQGDLSENADYDAARNRQAEVEGRIKQIEGLLTKAKEIKEVKSKAGVIKLGSKVTFTNLLLKKDFEIKIVGAVEANPFENTISNESPIAKAIIGKKVGETVEIKGIQTPYKVTIVSVA